In Phacochoerus africanus isolate WHEZ1 chromosome 16, ROS_Pafr_v1, whole genome shotgun sequence, one genomic interval encodes:
- the ATG9B gene encoding autophagy-related protein 9B isoform X3 has protein sequence MDPPGLRIGPLIPEQDYERLEDCDPEGSQESPLHGEEQQPLLHVPEGLRGSWHHIQNLDSFFTKIYSYHQRSGFACILLEDVFQLGQFVFIVTFTTFLLRCVDYNVLFANQPNNRTSPGLLHSKVTLSDAILPSSQCAQRIHSSPLLVFLLILAAAFWLFQLLRSVCNLFGYWDIQVFYREALHIPPEELSYVPWAEVQSRLLTLQRSGGLCVQPRPLTELDVHHRILRYTNYQVALANKGLLPARCPLPWGGTAAFLSRGLALNVDLLLFRGPFSLFRGGWELPDAYKRSDQRAALASRWRRTVLLLAAVNLALSPLVLAWQVLHAFYSHTELLRREPGALGTRRWSRLARLQLRHFNELPHELRARLARAYRPAAAFLRAAAPPAPLVALLARQLVFFAGALFAALLVLTVYDEDVLAVEHVLTAMTALGVLATVARSFIPDEQGQSRSPQLLLQAALAHMHYLPEETRPAERTGAYRQMARLLQYRAVSLMEELLSPLLTPLFLLFWFRPRALEIIDFFHHFTVDVAGVGDVCSFALMDVKRHGHPQWLSEGQTEASLSQRAEDGKTELSLMRFSLVHPRWCPPGHSSKFLGHLRGRVQQDAAAWGASSVRSPPTPGVLSNSSSPLPEAFLANLLGQPLLPPQDLSPTGPSRAAATASLLASISRMAQDSSCVSPGGTGGQKLAQLPELASAEISLHAIYLHQLHQQQQQELWGEASASSLSRPWSSPPQTLSPDEEKPSWSSDGSSPASSPRQQWRTQRTQNLFPGGFQETMDTQKEPGQAASTD, from the exons ATG GACCCCCCTGGGCTGCGGATAGGCCCTCTGATCCCTGAGCAGGATTATGAGCGCCTGGAGGACTGCGACCCTGAGGGGTCTCAGGAGTCACCCCTCCACGGGGAGGAGCAGCAGCCCCTGCTTCACGTGCCTGAAGGGCTCCGAG GCTCCTGGCACCACATCCAGAACCTGGACAGCTTCTTCACCAAG ATCTACAGCTACCACCAGAGGAGCGGCTTTGCCTGTATCCTGCTGGAGGATGTCTTCCAGCTGGG ACAATTCGTTTTCATTGTCACCTTCACAACATTTCTCCTTCGCTGCGTGGATTACAACGTCCTCTTtgccaaccaaccaaacaaccgGACAAGCCCTGGGCTGctccacagcaaagtgaccttgtCGGATGCCATCCTCCCCTCATCCCAGTGTGCCCAGCG GATCCACTCCAGCCCCCTGCTGGTCTTTCTTCTGATCCTGGCTGCTGCCTTCTGGCTGTTCCAGCTGCTTCGCTCAGTCTGCAACCTCTTCGGCTACTGGGACATCCAGGTGTTTTACCGGGAGGCACTGCACATCCCCCCC GAGGAGCTGAGCTACGTGCCCTGGGCGGAGGTGCAGTCCCGCCTCCTGACGCTGCAGCGGAGCGGGGGGCTGTGCGTGCAGCCGAGGCCGCTGACGGAGCTGGACGTCCACCACCGCATCCTGCGCTACACCAACTACCAGGTGGCGCTGGCCAACAAGGGCCTGCTGCCGGCCCGCTGCCCGCTGCCCTGGGGAGGCACGGCGGCCTTCCTCAGCCGCGGCCTGGCGCTCAACGTCGACCTGCTCCTCTTCCGCGGGCCCTTCTCGCTTTTCCGCGGCGGCTGGGAGCTGCCCGACGCCTACAAGCGCAGCGACCAGCGGGCCGCCCTGGCCTCGCGCTGGCGGCGCACGGTGCTGCTGCTGGCCGCCGTGAACCTGGCCCTGAGCCCCCTGGTGCTGGCCTGGCAGGTGCTGCACGCCTTCTACAGCCACACCGAGCTGCTGCGGCGCGAGCCCGGCGCGCTGGGGACGCGCCGCTGGTCCCGCCTGGCCCGCCTGCAGCTGCGCCACTTCAACGAGCTGCCGCACGAGCTGCGCGCGCGCCTGGCCCGCGCCTACCGTCCGGCCGCCGCCTTCCTGCGCGCCGCCGCGCCGCCCGCGCCCCTGGTGGCGCTGCTGGCCCGCCAGCTCGTCTTCTTCGCCGGCGCGCTCTTCGCCGCGCTGCTCGTGCTCACCGTCTACGACGAGGACGTGCTCGCCGTGGAGCACGTGCTCACCGCCATGACCGCGCTCGGGGTCTTGGCCACCGTGGCCAG GTCTTTCATTCCGGATGAGCAGGGCCAAAGTCGTTCACCGCAGCTCCTGCTGCAGGCGGCCTTGGCCCACATGCACTACCTCCCGGAGGAGACCCGCCCTGCCGAAAGGACCGGCGCTTACCGGCAGATGGCGCGGCTGTTGCAATACCGAGCG GTCTCCCTCATGGAGGAgctcctgtcccctctcctcaccccacTGTTTCTACTCTTCTGGTTTCGCCCCCGTGCCTTGGAGATTATTGACTTTTTTCATCACTTCACCGTGGATGTGGCCGGGGTTGGGGACGTCTGCTCCTTTGCCCTTATGGATGTGAAGCGCCACGGCCACCCTCAG TGGCTCTCAGAGGGACAGACGGAGGCCTCGCTGTCCCAGCGCGCCGAGGATGGCAAGACTGAACTTTCCTTGATGAGGTTCTCCCTGGTTCATCCACGATGGTGCCCGCCAGGCCACAGCTCCAAGTTCCTGGGGCATCTTCGAGGCCGGGTACAGCAAGATGCAGCCGCCTGGGGCGCCAGCTCGGTtcgcagcccccccacccccggggtcCTCAGCAACTCTTCCTCACCTCTG CCAGAGGCCTTCCTGGCCAACCTCTTGGggcagcccctcctgcccccgcAGGACCTGAGCCCCACAGGCCCCAGCAGGGCTGCGGCCACGGCCAGCCTCCTGGCCTCCATTTCCCGAATGGCCCAGGACTCAAG CTGTGTATCCCCAGGAGGGACTGGGGGCCAGAAGCTGGCCCAGCTTCCAGAGCTTGCATCTGCTGAGATCAGTCTCCATGCCATCTACCTGCACCAG ctccatcagcagcagcagcaggaactgTGGGGCGAGGCTTCAGCCTCCTCCCTGTCCAGGCCCTGGTCCAGCCCCCCGCAAACACTCTCACCGGATGAGGAGAAGCCATCCTGGTCAAGTGACG GCTCCAGTCCTGCCTCCAGTCCCAGACAGCAGTGGAGAACCCAGAGGACCCAGAATCTGTTCCCTGGAGGGTTTCAGGAAACTATGGACACCCAGAAGGAGCCTGGCCAGGCCGCTAGCACCGACTGA
- the ATG9B gene encoding autophagy-related protein 9B isoform X1, translating to MVRRMGWGGTRGRLGRWGDLGPGSVPLLPTPPPPLPPPPRRGPGVGRVSVFSLSPAPHTRRAPSSAPPSAPGPPCPAAQAPGAPQLCHSALPTPAIPATQVQPEMTPISAPRSWGSHSAPPLASVTPHPPRQCPQDPPGLRIGPLIPEQDYERLEDCDPEGSQESPLHGEEQQPLLHVPEGLRGSWHHIQNLDSFFTKIYSYHQRSGFACILLEDVFQLGQFVFIVTFTTFLLRCVDYNVLFANQPNNRTSPGLLHSKVTLSDAILPSSQCAQRIHSSPLLVFLLILAAAFWLFQLLRSVCNLFGYWDIQVFYREALHIPPEELSYVPWAEVQSRLLTLQRSGGLCVQPRPLTELDVHHRILRYTNYQVALANKGLLPARCPLPWGGTAAFLSRGLALNVDLLLFRGPFSLFRGGWELPDAYKRSDQRAALASRWRRTVLLLAAVNLALSPLVLAWQVLHAFYSHTELLRREPGALGTRRWSRLARLQLRHFNELPHELRARLARAYRPAAAFLRAAAPPAPLVALLARQLVFFAGALFAALLVLTVYDEDVLAVEHVLTAMTALGVLATVARSFIPDEQGQSRSPQLLLQAALAHMHYLPEETRPAERTGAYRQMARLLQYRAVSLMEELLSPLLTPLFLLFWFRPRALEIIDFFHHFTVDVAGVGDVCSFALMDVKRHGHPQWLSEGQTEASLSQRAEDGKTELSLMRFSLVHPRWCPPGHSSKFLGHLRGRVQQDAAAWGASSVRSPPTPGVLSNSSSPLPEAFLANLLGQPLLPPQDLSPTGPSRAAATASLLASISRMAQDSSCVSPGGTGGQKLAQLPELASAEISLHAIYLHQLHQQQQQELWGEASASSLSRPWSSPPQTLSPDEEKPSWSSDGSSPASSPRQQWRTQRTQNLFPGGFQETMDTQKEPGQAASTD from the exons ATGGTGAGACGAATGGGTTGGGGGGGGACCAGGGGGCGGTTGGGGCGGTGGGGAGACCTGGGGCCTGGATCAGTGCCCCTCCTCCCCACGCcaccacctcctcttcctccccctccacgtcgggggcctggggtggggagggtctctgtcttctctctgtctcctgcCCCTCACACAAGAAGGGCCCCTTCCTCagctcctccctcagcccctgggccCCCTTGCCCAGCGGCGCAGGCCCCAGGGGCTCCTCAGCTCTGCCAcagtgccctccccaccccagccatcCCAGCCACGCAGGTCCAGCCTGAGATGACACCCATCTCTGCTCCCCGATCCTGGGGTTCCCActctgcccctcccctggcctcGGTGACTCCCCATCCCCCACGCCAATGCCCCCAGGACCCCCCTGGGCTGCGGATAGGCCCTCTGATCCCTGAGCAGGATTATGAGCGCCTGGAGGACTGCGACCCTGAGGGGTCTCAGGAGTCACCCCTCCACGGGGAGGAGCAGCAGCCCCTGCTTCACGTGCCTGAAGGGCTCCGAG GCTCCTGGCACCACATCCAGAACCTGGACAGCTTCTTCACCAAG ATCTACAGCTACCACCAGAGGAGCGGCTTTGCCTGTATCCTGCTGGAGGATGTCTTCCAGCTGGG ACAATTCGTTTTCATTGTCACCTTCACAACATTTCTCCTTCGCTGCGTGGATTACAACGTCCTCTTtgccaaccaaccaaacaaccgGACAAGCCCTGGGCTGctccacagcaaagtgaccttgtCGGATGCCATCCTCCCCTCATCCCAGTGTGCCCAGCG GATCCACTCCAGCCCCCTGCTGGTCTTTCTTCTGATCCTGGCTGCTGCCTTCTGGCTGTTCCAGCTGCTTCGCTCAGTCTGCAACCTCTTCGGCTACTGGGACATCCAGGTGTTTTACCGGGAGGCACTGCACATCCCCCCC GAGGAGCTGAGCTACGTGCCCTGGGCGGAGGTGCAGTCCCGCCTCCTGACGCTGCAGCGGAGCGGGGGGCTGTGCGTGCAGCCGAGGCCGCTGACGGAGCTGGACGTCCACCACCGCATCCTGCGCTACACCAACTACCAGGTGGCGCTGGCCAACAAGGGCCTGCTGCCGGCCCGCTGCCCGCTGCCCTGGGGAGGCACGGCGGCCTTCCTCAGCCGCGGCCTGGCGCTCAACGTCGACCTGCTCCTCTTCCGCGGGCCCTTCTCGCTTTTCCGCGGCGGCTGGGAGCTGCCCGACGCCTACAAGCGCAGCGACCAGCGGGCCGCCCTGGCCTCGCGCTGGCGGCGCACGGTGCTGCTGCTGGCCGCCGTGAACCTGGCCCTGAGCCCCCTGGTGCTGGCCTGGCAGGTGCTGCACGCCTTCTACAGCCACACCGAGCTGCTGCGGCGCGAGCCCGGCGCGCTGGGGACGCGCCGCTGGTCCCGCCTGGCCCGCCTGCAGCTGCGCCACTTCAACGAGCTGCCGCACGAGCTGCGCGCGCGCCTGGCCCGCGCCTACCGTCCGGCCGCCGCCTTCCTGCGCGCCGCCGCGCCGCCCGCGCCCCTGGTGGCGCTGCTGGCCCGCCAGCTCGTCTTCTTCGCCGGCGCGCTCTTCGCCGCGCTGCTCGTGCTCACCGTCTACGACGAGGACGTGCTCGCCGTGGAGCACGTGCTCACCGCCATGACCGCGCTCGGGGTCTTGGCCACCGTGGCCAG GTCTTTCATTCCGGATGAGCAGGGCCAAAGTCGTTCACCGCAGCTCCTGCTGCAGGCGGCCTTGGCCCACATGCACTACCTCCCGGAGGAGACCCGCCCTGCCGAAAGGACCGGCGCTTACCGGCAGATGGCGCGGCTGTTGCAATACCGAGCG GTCTCCCTCATGGAGGAgctcctgtcccctctcctcaccccacTGTTTCTACTCTTCTGGTTTCGCCCCCGTGCCTTGGAGATTATTGACTTTTTTCATCACTTCACCGTGGATGTGGCCGGGGTTGGGGACGTCTGCTCCTTTGCCCTTATGGATGTGAAGCGCCACGGCCACCCTCAG TGGCTCTCAGAGGGACAGACGGAGGCCTCGCTGTCCCAGCGCGCCGAGGATGGCAAGACTGAACTTTCCTTGATGAGGTTCTCCCTGGTTCATCCACGATGGTGCCCGCCAGGCCACAGCTCCAAGTTCCTGGGGCATCTTCGAGGCCGGGTACAGCAAGATGCAGCCGCCTGGGGCGCCAGCTCGGTtcgcagcccccccacccccggggtcCTCAGCAACTCTTCCTCACCTCTG CCAGAGGCCTTCCTGGCCAACCTCTTGGggcagcccctcctgcccccgcAGGACCTGAGCCCCACAGGCCCCAGCAGGGCTGCGGCCACGGCCAGCCTCCTGGCCTCCATTTCCCGAATGGCCCAGGACTCAAG CTGTGTATCCCCAGGAGGGACTGGGGGCCAGAAGCTGGCCCAGCTTCCAGAGCTTGCATCTGCTGAGATCAGTCTCCATGCCATCTACCTGCACCAG ctccatcagcagcagcagcaggaactgTGGGGCGAGGCTTCAGCCTCCTCCCTGTCCAGGCCCTGGTCCAGCCCCCCGCAAACACTCTCACCGGATGAGGAGAAGCCATCCTGGTCAAGTGACG GCTCCAGTCCTGCCTCCAGTCCCAGACAGCAGTGGAGAACCCAGAGGACCCAGAATCTGTTCCCTGGAGGGTTTCAGGAAACTATGGACACCCAGAAGGAGCCTGGCCAGGCCGCTAGCACCGACTGA
- the ATG9B gene encoding autophagy-related protein 9B isoform X2: MVRRMGWGGTRGRLGRWGDLGPGSVPLLPTPPPPLPPPPRRGPGVGRVSVFSLSPAPHTRRAPSSAPPSAPGPPCPAAQAPGAPQLCHSALPTPAIPATQVQPEMTPISAPRSWGSHSAPPLASVTPHPPRQCPQDPPGLRIGPLIPEQDYERLEDCDPEGSQESPLHGEEQQPLLHVPEGLRGSWHHIQNLDSFFTKIYSYHQRSGFACILLEDVFQLGQFVFIVTFTTFLLRCVDYNVLFANQPNNRTSPGLLHSKVTLSDAILPSSQCAQRIHSSPLLVFLLILAAAFWLFQLLRSVCNLFGYWDIQVFYREALHIPPEELSYVPWAEVQSRLLTLQRSGGLCVQPRPLTELDVHHRILRYTNYQVALANKGLLPARCPLPWGGTAAFLSRGLALNVDLLLFRGPFSLFRGGWELPDAYKRSDQRAALASRWRRTVLLLAAVNLALSPLVLAWQVLHAFYSHTELLRREPGALGTRRWSRLARLQLRHFNELPHELRARLARAYRPAAAFLRAAAPPAPLVALLARQLVFFAGALFAALLVLTVYDEDVLAVEHVLTAMTALGVLATVARSFIPDEQGQSRSPQLLLQAALAHMHYLPEETRPAERTGAYRQMARLLQYRAWLSEGQTEASLSQRAEDGKTELSLMRFSLVHPRWCPPGHSSKFLGHLRGRVQQDAAAWGASSVRSPPTPGVLSNSSSPLPEAFLANLLGQPLLPPQDLSPTGPSRAAATASLLASISRMAQDSSCVSPGGTGGQKLAQLPELASAEISLHAIYLHQLHQQQQQELWGEASASSLSRPWSSPPQTLSPDEEKPSWSSDGSSPASSPRQQWRTQRTQNLFPGGFQETMDTQKEPGQAASTD; this comes from the exons ATGGTGAGACGAATGGGTTGGGGGGGGACCAGGGGGCGGTTGGGGCGGTGGGGAGACCTGGGGCCTGGATCAGTGCCCCTCCTCCCCACGCcaccacctcctcttcctccccctccacgtcgggggcctggggtggggagggtctctgtcttctctctgtctcctgcCCCTCACACAAGAAGGGCCCCTTCCTCagctcctccctcagcccctgggccCCCTTGCCCAGCGGCGCAGGCCCCAGGGGCTCCTCAGCTCTGCCAcagtgccctccccaccccagccatcCCAGCCACGCAGGTCCAGCCTGAGATGACACCCATCTCTGCTCCCCGATCCTGGGGTTCCCActctgcccctcccctggcctcGGTGACTCCCCATCCCCCACGCCAATGCCCCCAGGACCCCCCTGGGCTGCGGATAGGCCCTCTGATCCCTGAGCAGGATTATGAGCGCCTGGAGGACTGCGACCCTGAGGGGTCTCAGGAGTCACCCCTCCACGGGGAGGAGCAGCAGCCCCTGCTTCACGTGCCTGAAGGGCTCCGAG GCTCCTGGCACCACATCCAGAACCTGGACAGCTTCTTCACCAAG ATCTACAGCTACCACCAGAGGAGCGGCTTTGCCTGTATCCTGCTGGAGGATGTCTTCCAGCTGGG ACAATTCGTTTTCATTGTCACCTTCACAACATTTCTCCTTCGCTGCGTGGATTACAACGTCCTCTTtgccaaccaaccaaacaaccgGACAAGCCCTGGGCTGctccacagcaaagtgaccttgtCGGATGCCATCCTCCCCTCATCCCAGTGTGCCCAGCG GATCCACTCCAGCCCCCTGCTGGTCTTTCTTCTGATCCTGGCTGCTGCCTTCTGGCTGTTCCAGCTGCTTCGCTCAGTCTGCAACCTCTTCGGCTACTGGGACATCCAGGTGTTTTACCGGGAGGCACTGCACATCCCCCCC GAGGAGCTGAGCTACGTGCCCTGGGCGGAGGTGCAGTCCCGCCTCCTGACGCTGCAGCGGAGCGGGGGGCTGTGCGTGCAGCCGAGGCCGCTGACGGAGCTGGACGTCCACCACCGCATCCTGCGCTACACCAACTACCAGGTGGCGCTGGCCAACAAGGGCCTGCTGCCGGCCCGCTGCCCGCTGCCCTGGGGAGGCACGGCGGCCTTCCTCAGCCGCGGCCTGGCGCTCAACGTCGACCTGCTCCTCTTCCGCGGGCCCTTCTCGCTTTTCCGCGGCGGCTGGGAGCTGCCCGACGCCTACAAGCGCAGCGACCAGCGGGCCGCCCTGGCCTCGCGCTGGCGGCGCACGGTGCTGCTGCTGGCCGCCGTGAACCTGGCCCTGAGCCCCCTGGTGCTGGCCTGGCAGGTGCTGCACGCCTTCTACAGCCACACCGAGCTGCTGCGGCGCGAGCCCGGCGCGCTGGGGACGCGCCGCTGGTCCCGCCTGGCCCGCCTGCAGCTGCGCCACTTCAACGAGCTGCCGCACGAGCTGCGCGCGCGCCTGGCCCGCGCCTACCGTCCGGCCGCCGCCTTCCTGCGCGCCGCCGCGCCGCCCGCGCCCCTGGTGGCGCTGCTGGCCCGCCAGCTCGTCTTCTTCGCCGGCGCGCTCTTCGCCGCGCTGCTCGTGCTCACCGTCTACGACGAGGACGTGCTCGCCGTGGAGCACGTGCTCACCGCCATGACCGCGCTCGGGGTCTTGGCCACCGTGGCCAG GTCTTTCATTCCGGATGAGCAGGGCCAAAGTCGTTCACCGCAGCTCCTGCTGCAGGCGGCCTTGGCCCACATGCACTACCTCCCGGAGGAGACCCGCCCTGCCGAAAGGACCGGCGCTTACCGGCAGATGGCGCGGCTGTTGCAATACCGAGCG TGGCTCTCAGAGGGACAGACGGAGGCCTCGCTGTCCCAGCGCGCCGAGGATGGCAAGACTGAACTTTCCTTGATGAGGTTCTCCCTGGTTCATCCACGATGGTGCCCGCCAGGCCACAGCTCCAAGTTCCTGGGGCATCTTCGAGGCCGGGTACAGCAAGATGCAGCCGCCTGGGGCGCCAGCTCGGTtcgcagcccccccacccccggggtcCTCAGCAACTCTTCCTCACCTCTG CCAGAGGCCTTCCTGGCCAACCTCTTGGggcagcccctcctgcccccgcAGGACCTGAGCCCCACAGGCCCCAGCAGGGCTGCGGCCACGGCCAGCCTCCTGGCCTCCATTTCCCGAATGGCCCAGGACTCAAG CTGTGTATCCCCAGGAGGGACTGGGGGCCAGAAGCTGGCCCAGCTTCCAGAGCTTGCATCTGCTGAGATCAGTCTCCATGCCATCTACCTGCACCAG ctccatcagcagcagcagcaggaactgTGGGGCGAGGCTTCAGCCTCCTCCCTGTCCAGGCCCTGGTCCAGCCCCCCGCAAACACTCTCACCGGATGAGGAGAAGCCATCCTGGTCAAGTGACG GCTCCAGTCCTGCCTCCAGTCCCAGACAGCAGTGGAGAACCCAGAGGACCCAGAATCTGTTCCCTGGAGGGTTTCAGGAAACTATGGACACCCAGAAGGAGCCTGGCCAGGCCGCTAGCACCGACTGA